CGGGCGCTGGACCGCGTGCTGCTGTGGGGCTTCTACGTGATCCCCAACTGGCATATCAAGACCTGGCGCGTCGCCTACTGGAATCGCTTCGAGCATCCCAAGGTGACGCCGCTCTACGATATCGGCCTGCATACCTGGTGGGTGCGCCCGGGCCTCGAGGAGCCGAGCCAGGTTCAGGAACAGGCTACCGAAGAGGCGAAGCCATAATGCTCGCCTACATACTTCGCCGCCTGCTGCTGATCATCCCGACCCTGTTCGGCATCCTGATCATCAACTTCGTCATCATCCAGGCCGCGCCCGGCGGCCCGGTGGAACAGATGATCGCCAAGCTGGAAGGCTTCGATGGCGCCACCAGCCGCATCGCCGGCGGCGGCGCCGAGGTTTCGGTGGCCGGCTCCAACTATCGCGGCGCTCAGGGCCTCGATCCAAAACTGATCGAAGAAATCGAGAAGATGTACGGCTTCGACAAGTCGGCGCCGGAACGCTTCTGGATCATGCTGAAGAACTACGCCCAGCTGGACTTTGGCTCCAGCTTCTTTCGCGATGCCCAGGTCATCGACCTGATCATCGAGAAGATGCCGGTGTCGATCTCGCTCGGCCTCTGGAGCACCCTGATCATGTATCTGGTGTCCATTCCACTGGGCATCGCCAAGGCCACCCGCCACGGCAGCGCCTTCGACGTCTGGACCAGTTCGGCGATCATCATCGGTTACGCCATCCCGGCCTTCCTCTTCGCCATTCTGCTGATCGTTCTGTTCGCCGGCGGCAGCTACTGGGACTGGTTCCCTCTGCGCGGGTTGACCTCGAACAACTTCGAAGAACTCAGTCTCGGCGGCAAGATTCTCGACTACCTCTGGCACCTGGTGCTGCCGGTCACCGCCCTGGTCATAGGCAACTTCGCCACCCTGACCCTGCTGACCAAGAACAGCTTCCTCGACGAGATCAACAAGCAGTACGTGATCACCGCCCGAGCCAAGGGCCTGACCAATCACCGCGTGCTCTACGGCCACGTATTCCGCAACGCCATGCTGCTGATCATTGCCGGTTTCCCCGCCGCCTTCATCGGCATCTTCTTCACCGGCTCCCTGCTCATCGAGGTGATCTTCTCCCTCGACGGCCTGGGCCTGATGAGTTTCGAAGCGGCGATCAACCGCGACTATCCGGTGGTGTTCGGCACGCTGTTCATCTTCACCTTGCTGGGGCTGGTCGTGAAATTGATCGGTGACATCACCTACACCCTGGTCGATCCGCGCATCGACTTCGAAAGTCGGGAGGGTTGAGCATGAAACTCTCTCCTCTCAATCGCCGTCGCCTCGATCGCTTCAAGGCACACAAGCGCGGCTGGTGGTCGCTGTGGCTGTTTCTCATCCTGTTCGGCCTGAGTCTCGGCGCCGAACTGATCGCCAACGACAAACCGCTGGCCGTGCGCTACGACGGGCAGTGGTATTTCCCGGTACTCAAGCGCTACCCGGAAACCGTGTTCGGTGGCGAATTCCCGCTGCAGGCCAACTACAAGAGTCCGTACATTCAGGAGCTGATCGCGGAAAAGGACGGCTGGATGATCTGGCCGCCGATTCCCTTCAGCTATTCGAGCATCAACTACGACCTGGAAGTGCCGGCCCCGGCACCGCCTTCGGCGAAAAACTGGCTGGGTACCGATGACCAGGGCCGCGACGTGCTGGCACGTGTGATCTACGGATTCCGCATCTCGGTGCTGTTCGCCCTGACCCTGACCCTGGCCAGTTCGCTGATCGGCGTGACCGCCGGCGCGCTGCAGGGTTTCTACGGCGGCTGGGTCGACCTGCTTGGCCAGCGCTTTCTGGAAATCTGGTCGGGCCTGCCGGTGCTCTATCTGCTGATTATCCTCGCCAGCTTCGTACAGCCGAACTTCTGGTGGCTGCTCGGCATCATGCTGCTGTTCTCCTGGATGAGTCTGGTGGACGTCGTGCGCGCCGAATTCCTGCGCGGGCGCAACCTCGAGTACGTACGCGCGGCGCGGGCGCTGGGCATGGGCAACGGGGCAATCATGTTCCGTCATATCCTGCCCAATGCCATGGTTTCGACCATGACCTTCATGCCCTTCATACTCACCGGTGCCATCGGCACCCTCACCGCTCTGGACTTCCTCGGCTTCGGCCTGCCCCCCGGCGCCCCCTCGCTCGGCGAACTGGTCGCCCAGGGCAAGAGCAATCTGCAGGCGCCCTGGCTGGGTATCAGTGCCTTCGCCGTACTGGCGATCATGCTGAGTCTGCTGGTGTTCATCGGCGAAGCCGCCCGCGATGCCTTCGACCCGAGGAAATGACATGAGCCAGAACGAAACCCTGCTGCAAGTTCGCGACCTGGCCGTCGAATTCGTCACGGGCGAGCAATGCCAACGCGTGGTGGAAGGCGTCAGCTTCGACATTCACAAAGGCGAGACCCTGGCCCTGGTCGGCGAAAGCGGCTCGGGGAAGTCGGTCACGGCGCACTCCATCCTGCGCCTTCTACCCTACCCGCTCGCGCGCCACCCCCATGGCAGCATCGAGTATGCCGGCGAAGACCTGCTCAAGCTTGGCGAAGGCCGCCTGCGCGGCATCCGTGGCAACCGCATCGCCATGGTCTTCCAGGAGCCGATGACCTCGCTCAATCCGCTGCACACCATCGAGAAGCAGATCAACGAGGTGCTCGCCCTGCACAAGGGCCTACGTGGCAAGGCCGCCAGCGCGCGCACTCTGGAGCTGCTGGAACTGGTGGGCATCCCTGAACCGAAGAAGCGCCTGAAGGCTTACCCCCACGAACTCTCAGGCGGTCAGCGTCAGCGCGTGATGATCGCCATGGCCCTGGCCAACGAACCGCAACTGCTGATTGCCGATGAGCCGACCACTGCGCTGGACGTCACCGTGCAGCTGAAAATCCTCGAATTGCTCAAGGATCTGCAGAAGCGCCTAGGCATGTCATTGCTGCTGATCAGCCACGATCTCAACCTGGTTCGCAGAATTGCCCATCGCGTATGTGTCATGCAGCGCGGTCGCATCGTCGAACAGGCGTCGTGTGAAGAATTGTTCCAGGCTCCGCAGCATCCCTACACTCAGGAACTGCTCGGCGCCGAGCCCAGTGGCGAACCTGCAGCCAA
The sequence above is drawn from the Pseudomonas sp. Z8(2022) genome and encodes:
- a CDS encoding microcin C ABC transporter permease YejB, with protein sequence MLAYILRRLLLIIPTLFGILIINFVIIQAAPGGPVEQMIAKLEGFDGATSRIAGGGAEVSVAGSNYRGAQGLDPKLIEEIEKMYGFDKSAPERFWIMLKNYAQLDFGSSFFRDAQVIDLIIEKMPVSISLGLWSTLIMYLVSIPLGIAKATRHGSAFDVWTSSAIIIGYAIPAFLFAILLIVLFAGGSYWDWFPLRGLTSNNFEELSLGGKILDYLWHLVLPVTALVIGNFATLTLLTKNSFLDEINKQYVITARAKGLTNHRVLYGHVFRNAMLLIIAGFPAAFIGIFFTGSLLIEVIFSLDGLGLMSFEAAINRDYPVVFGTLFIFTLLGLVVKLIGDITYTLVDPRIDFESREG
- a CDS encoding ABC transporter permease, translated to MKLSPLNRRRLDRFKAHKRGWWSLWLFLILFGLSLGAELIANDKPLAVRYDGQWYFPVLKRYPETVFGGEFPLQANYKSPYIQELIAEKDGWMIWPPIPFSYSSINYDLEVPAPAPPSAKNWLGTDDQGRDVLARVIYGFRISVLFALTLTLASSLIGVTAGALQGFYGGWVDLLGQRFLEIWSGLPVLYLLIILASFVQPNFWWLLGIMLLFSWMSLVDVVRAEFLRGRNLEYVRAARALGMGNGAIMFRHILPNAMVSTMTFMPFILTGAIGTLTALDFLGFGLPPGAPSLGELVAQGKSNLQAPWLGISAFAVLAIMLSLLVFIGEAARDAFDPRK
- a CDS encoding ABC transporter ATP-binding protein is translated as MSQNETLLQVRDLAVEFVTGEQCQRVVEGVSFDIHKGETLALVGESGSGKSVTAHSILRLLPYPLARHPHGSIEYAGEDLLKLGEGRLRGIRGNRIAMVFQEPMTSLNPLHTIEKQINEVLALHKGLRGKAASARTLELLELVGIPEPKKRLKAYPHELSGGQRQRVMIAMALANEPQLLIADEPTTALDVTVQLKILELLKDLQKRLGMSLLLISHDLNLVRRIAHRVCVMQRGRIVEQASCEELFQAPQHPYTQELLGAEPSGEPAANPAGKPMLEVDDLRVWFPIKKGLLRRTVDHVKAVDGINFSLPQGQTLGIVGESGSGKSTLGMAILRLLASRGDIRFQGRQLQGLSQQEVRPLRRQMQVVFQDPFGSLSPRMSVSQIVGEGLRIHGMGNEAEQEQAIIDALLEVGLDPQTRNRYPHEFSGGQRQRIAIARALVLKPALILLDEPTSALDRTVQRQVVELLRGLQAKYNLTYLFISHDLAVVRALSHQLMVVRQGQVVEQGSAESIFNAPQHPYTQQLLEAAFLAPATAH